Proteins from a genomic interval of Siniperca chuatsi isolate FFG_IHB_CAS linkage group LG10, ASM2008510v1, whole genome shotgun sequence:
- the slco4a1 gene encoding solute carrier organic anion transporter family member 4A1: MPVLLNADASFSSKQELLDLQDCPLSGVPSLDTPSPMDSQTGSPIGSGPRHPGSPGADGPVRPHIFTGASTLPGQLYGVETKSHAETPMGLKLISTDSDQLCGWGALTPKAMQVFNTPRWVLFFLCVASFLQGMIINGFINTVVTSIERRFDLRSYQAGLIASSYDIAACVCLAFVSYFGGTGHKPRWLGWGVLIMALGSLVFALPHFTTPPYQVSLPERTGMCSANRTSPCRDEEGGGLSSYRFVFMLGQFLHGVGATPLYTLGVTYLDENVKSSYAPVYIGIFYTAAIVGPAAGYLLGGYFLNIYTEIHLTTEMTPENPLWVGAWWIGFLAGGAAALLIAFPILGYPRQLPGSQEYVAMRVSEAHQLKDGSHTTASDPQFGKSVKDMPRSVLLLLKNPPFLFLCLAGATEATLIAGMSTFGPKFLESQFSLSASEAATWFGYMVVPAGGGGTFLGGYIVKRLNLRCRGIIRFCMMCAMVSLLAIFIFLIHCPNVPMAGVTAPYQSGLMEKRQVDHYKHLHDKPSKLRLRNSSSLEQDLTVGCNAGCSCVRELYNPVCGADGVMYYSPCHAGCSSINHTDRSTGKQVYSGCSCLMVNVSWGEEGFALAGKCGSSCHHMPAFLSFLFIIISFTFLCSIPALTATLRCVPDSQRSFGLGIQWIVVRTFGGIPGPIAFGSVIDISCLLWQDQCGEQGSCYLYQNSAMSQYTLVAGIIYKVLGTIFFLLASILYQPPPESPQSSCESTDHGVGDMSNLPVKDLPEDGVIVNLHARL; the protein is encoded by the exons ATGCCAGTCTTGCTTAATGCCGACGCCTCCTTCAGCTCCAAGCAGGAGCTCCTGGACCTGCAGGACTGCCCTCTCAGTGGGGTTCCATCTCTGGACACCCCCAGCCCCATGGACTCCCAGACAGGCAGCCCAATAGGGTCAGGCCCCAGACATCCTGGCAGCCCTGGAGCTGATGGCCCCGTTCGGCCCCACATTTTCACTGGGGCTTCCACACTCCCAGGGCAGCTATATGGGGTGGAAACAAAATCCCATGCAGAGACTCCCATGGGGTTAAAGTTGATCTCCACTGACTCGGATCAGCTATGTGGCTGGGGGGCTCTGACGCCCAAAGCTATGCAAGTTTTCAACACCCCTCGTTGGGTGCTGTTCTTCCTTTGTGTGGCCTCTTTCCTCCAAGGGATGATAATCAACGGCTTCATTAACACAGTGGTCACCTCCATTGAGAGGCGTTTCGACCTGCGCAGCTACCAGGCCGGCCTCATCGCCAGCTCCTACGACATCGCCGCCTGCGTCTGCCTGGCTTTCGTCAGCTACTTCGGTGGGACGGGACACAAGCCTCGCTGGCTGGGATGGGGTGTGCTGATCATGGCCCTTGGTTCTCTGGTGTTCGCCTTGCCTCACTTCACCACACCCCCCTACCAGGTCAGCCTGCCCGAGCGAACAGGAATGTGCTCTGCCAACCGTACCAGCCCGTGCCGGGATGAGGAGGGCGGAGGATTGTCCAGCTATCGTTTTGTGTTCATGCTGGGCCAGTTTCTACACGGTGTGGGTGCTACGCCTCTCTACACGTTAGGGGTCACATACCTGGACGAGAACGTCAAGTCCAGCTATGCCCCTGTTTATATTG GGATCTTCTACACAGCGGCCATTGTGGGTCCGGCAGCAGGCTACCTGCTGGGAGGATACTTCCTCAACATTTACACCGAGATCCACCTGAC GACAGAGATGACTCCAGAGAACCCTCTGTGGGTCGGGGCTTGGTGGATCGGCTTCctagcaggaggagcagcagctctACTGATAGCATTCCCCATCCTGGGCTACCCACGGCAGCTACCGG GCTCTCAGGAGTATGTGGCCATGCGGGTGTCTGAGGCCCACCAGCTTAAGGACGGAAGCCACACCACAGCCTCAGACCCTCAGTTTGGCAAATCGGTCAAAGACATGCCAAG GTCTGTGCTGCTCCTCTTAAAGAATCCCCCCTTCCTGTTCCTGTGCTTGGCTGGGGCTACTGAGGCCACCCTCATTGCCGGCATGTCCACCTTTGGTCCAAAGTTCTTGGAATCACAGTTCAGTCTCAGTGCTTCAGAGGCTGCCACATGGTTCG GATACATGGTGGTACCAGCAGGAGGTGGTGGCACCTTCCTGGGCGGCTACATCGTGAAGAGACTGAACCTGCGCTGTCGAGGCATCATCCGTTTTTGCATGATGTGTGCGATGGTCAGTCTGCTCGCCATCTTCATCTTTCTCATCCACTGCCCCAACGTGCCCATGGCTGGTGTCACAGCACCATACCAGTCCGGTCTGATGGAGAAACGCCAAGTGGACCACTACAAACACCTGCATGACAAGCCCAGCAAGCTGCGCCTTAGAAACAG CTCTTCTTTAGAGCAGGACCTGACAGTGGGCTGTAATGCAGGCTGTAGTTGTGTGAGAGAGCTGTACAACCCTGTGTGTGGGGCAGACGGTGTGATGTATTACTCCCCCTGCCatgctggctgcagctccatCAACCACACCGACCGCTCCACAGGCAAACAG gtgtACTCTGGATGTAGCTGTTTGATGGTTAATGTGTCCTGGGGCGAGGAGGGCTTCGCTCTGGCAGGGAAGTGTGGCAGCTCCTGCCACCACATGCCagccttcctctcctttctcttcatcatcatctccttCACCTTCCTCTGTAGCATCCCAGCACTCACCGCCACGCTCAG GTGTGTACCAGACAGCCAGAGATCCTTTGGACTTGGCATCCAGTGGATTGTGGTGCGCACTTTTG GTGGCATTCCAGGACCCATAGCATTTGGCTCTGTGATTGACATCTCCTGCTTACTGTGGCAGGATCAGTGTGGTGAGCAGGGTTCCTGCTACCTATATCAGAACTCAGCCATGAGCCAGTACACACTAGTAGCTGGCATCATCTACAAG GTTTTGGGGACAATCTTTTTCCTGTTAGCCAGCATCCTGTACCAGCCTCCTCCTGAGTCGCCTCAAAGCAGCTGTGAGAGCACCGACCATGGAGTAGGAGACATGAGCAATCTGCCTGTCAAAGATCTGCCTGAAGACGGCGTCATCGTCAACCTACATGCCAGGTTATGA